One part of the Halopenitus persicus genome encodes these proteins:
- a CDS encoding competence/damage-inducible protein A produces the protein MRVGIVTVGDELLSGDTENTNATWLCDRLDARGVEVRRVTTLPDDVADIARTVNEYYAEYDAVIVTGGLGPTHDDRTMEGVAAAFGRELVEHPDAVEWLDGQDGYSAADLADGTAHLPAGARLLENDSGVAPGAVVETVYVLPGVPAEMRAMFERIADEFSGTPRHVVTVEVDEPESALIDRLEELRDRFDVTVGSYPGETVRIKLTAEEVATAEEAAGWLRERVQSPA, from the coding sequence ATGCGAGTCGGGATCGTCACCGTCGGCGACGAGCTGCTGTCCGGGGACACGGAGAACACGAACGCCACGTGGCTGTGCGACCGGCTCGACGCGCGCGGCGTCGAGGTACGCCGCGTGACGACGCTTCCCGACGACGTCGCCGACATCGCCCGGACGGTCAACGAGTATTACGCCGAGTACGACGCCGTGATCGTCACCGGCGGGCTCGGCCCCACCCACGACGACCGCACGATGGAGGGGGTCGCGGCGGCCTTCGGTCGGGAACTAGTCGAGCATCCGGACGCCGTCGAGTGGCTCGACGGCCAGGACGGCTACAGCGCGGCGGATCTGGCCGACGGGACCGCGCACCTGCCGGCCGGCGCGCGCCTCCTCGAGAACGACTCCGGGGTCGCGCCCGGCGCGGTCGTCGAGACCGTGTACGTTCTGCCTGGCGTCCCGGCGGAGATGCGGGCGATGTTCGAGCGGATCGCCGACGAGTTCTCGGGAACGCCGCGACACGTCGTAACGGTCGAGGTCGACGAGCCCGAGAGCGCGCTCATCGACCGGCTCGAGGAACTCCGCGACCGCTTCGACGTCACGGTCGGCTCCTATCCCGGCGAGACGGTCCGGATCAAGCTCACCGCCGAGGAGGTCGCGACCGCCGAGGAGGCGGCCGGCTGGCTCCGGGAGCGGGTGCAGTCACCGGCGTAG
- a CDS encoding tRNA (cytidine(56)-2'-O)-methyltransferase: MQDAHDVVVLRYGHRPGRDDRMTTHVGLTARALGADRVILPDNAGQSAETVRDITDRFGGPFAVELRGDQRSVVRNWDGTVVHLTMYGEPVQSVEEDVREAHAEGPLLVVVGGEKVPWELYEHAAFNVGVTNQPHSEVAGLAVFLDRLFAGAELDREWTGADQVVVPQAEGKQVVDPEDAPGEGPVKDSQPDE, translated from the coding sequence ATGCAGGACGCACACGACGTCGTCGTGCTCCGGTACGGACACCGACCGGGGCGCGACGACCGGATGACGACCCACGTCGGGCTCACTGCCCGAGCGCTGGGCGCCGACCGGGTGATCCTCCCGGACAACGCCGGCCAGTCGGCCGAGACGGTCCGGGACATCACCGACCGGTTCGGCGGCCCCTTCGCGGTCGAGCTCCGCGGGGACCAGCGGTCGGTCGTCCGGAACTGGGACGGGACGGTCGTTCACCTGACGATGTACGGCGAGCCGGTCCAGTCCGTCGAGGAGGACGTTCGGGAGGCGCACGCCGAGGGCCCCTTGCTCGTGGTCGTCGGCGGCGAGAAGGTGCCCTGGGAGCTGTACGAACACGCCGCGTTCAACGTCGGCGTGACGAACCAACCACACTCCGAGGTCGCCGGGCTGGCGGTTTTCCTCGACCGGCTGTTCGCAGGTGCCGAGCTCGACCGCGAGTGGACCGGGGCCGATCAGGTCGTCGTGCCGCAGGCCGAGGGAAAGCAGGTCGTCGATCCGGAGGACGCACCCGGCGAGGGACCCGTCAAAGACTCCCAACCGGACGAGTAA
- a CDS encoding sensor histidine kinase encodes MTQRLSTISPRALETLPVELAILDSDGTIVLVNDAWRRFADENHGVDPDYWVGRDYLAISERAYDDPDVAAIVDGLRAILGGSDEPLDVEYPCHSPDRQRWFRMEAVGFDHGGGRYATVIHYDITERKLAELAATSGEHQLKTILAVLTHDIRNPLTVIDGYAELLGEELDETEKTEIIRRAAKRIAEIAEATVEFTRSSTLTAVEPVRVSELAEAAWTGVATADATLAVHRTPTIHGDRRLLLQLLENLFRNAVAYAGPDCTVTVGPLEDGFYVEDDGPGIPEPIRERALEADFSTGGTGGLGLPIVASIARAHGGKLRITDGRNGGARFEITGIDDVAP; translated from the coding sequence GTGACCCAACGGCTCTCGACCATCTCGCCGCGCGCCCTCGAGACGTTGCCGGTCGAGCTGGCGATCCTCGATTCGGACGGCACGATAGTTCTCGTCAACGACGCATGGCGGCGGTTCGCGGACGAGAACCACGGCGTCGACCCGGACTACTGGGTCGGACGGGACTACCTGGCGATCAGCGAGCGGGCATACGATGACCCCGACGTGGCCGCGATCGTCGACGGACTACGGGCGATCCTCGGCGGCTCCGACGAGCCTCTCGACGTGGAGTATCCCTGTCACTCGCCGGACCGACAGCGCTGGTTCCGGATGGAGGCCGTCGGGTTCGACCACGGCGGCGGCCGGTACGCGACGGTGATCCACTACGACATCACGGAACGCAAGCTCGCCGAACTGGCGGCCACGTCCGGCGAACATCAGCTCAAGACGATCCTCGCGGTGCTCACCCACGACATCCGAAACCCGCTGACCGTCATCGACGGCTACGCGGAGCTGCTTGGCGAGGAACTGGACGAGACGGAGAAAACGGAGATCATCCGTCGGGCCGCAAAGCGGATCGCGGAGATCGCCGAAGCCACCGTCGAGTTCACGCGCTCGAGCACGCTGACCGCCGTCGAGCCGGTCAGGGTCTCCGAGCTGGCCGAGGCGGCCTGGACGGGGGTCGCCACCGCGGACGCGACGTTGGCCGTCCACCGGACGCCGACGATACACGGCGACCGCCGGCTCCTGCTACAGCTGCTCGAGAACCTGTTCCGCAACGCGGTCGCGTACGCCGGCCCGGACTGTACCGTGACGGTCGGTCCCCTCGAGGACGGCTTCTACGTGGAGGACGACGGCCCCGGGATCCCGGAGCCGATCCGCGAGCGTGCACTGGAGGCCGACTTCTCGACCGGTGGAACCGGCGGGCTCGGACTCCCGATCGTGGCGTCGATCGCGCGGGCGCACGGGGGAAAGCTTCGGATCACCGACGGCAGGAACGGAGGTGCCCGCTTCGAGATCACCGGGATCGACGACGTCGCACCGTGA
- a CDS encoding LLM class flavin-dependent oxidoreductase — protein MQLSAVDLSPVPDAGTAADAYENTVEAAQQADRLGFERFWVAEHHAMADTLAGTTPEVLLGHLAAETDTIRLGSGAVLLNHYSPFKVAEVFGALDGLAPGRIDAGLGRANGSPAADRALGTDRHATDPDGDHREKIEAVVAHLADEFPDDHAYSDLEIPRSGAETPVPWVLGSSPSSAAIAGELGLRYCFAAFIRPGFAERAFETYRSRFEAADRPGAPDSPHGIVAVNAVCAPTDAEAARRRAVAEASFARMRRGVVGTRPSIEEAIDELGGVPEPTPETLAADEWPRAISGAPDTIAGLLERLADRVGVDEVMIQHVQASHADALESHELIAKGVGVV, from the coding sequence ATGCAGCTCTCCGCCGTCGACCTCTCGCCGGTCCCCGACGCAGGAACCGCCGCCGACGCGTACGAAAACACCGTCGAGGCCGCCCAGCAGGCGGATCGATTGGGTTTCGAGCGGTTCTGGGTCGCCGAACACCACGCGATGGCCGACACGCTCGCGGGCACGACGCCCGAGGTCCTGCTCGGACATCTGGCCGCGGAGACGGACACGATCCGGCTCGGGTCCGGGGCCGTGTTGCTCAACCACTACAGCCCGTTCAAGGTGGCCGAGGTCTTCGGCGCGCTGGACGGGCTGGCTCCCGGCCGTATCGACGCGGGACTCGGGCGCGCGAACGGCTCGCCGGCGGCCGACCGCGCGCTCGGCACCGACCGCCACGCGACGGACCCCGACGGCGACCACCGGGAGAAGATCGAGGCGGTCGTGGCCCACCTCGCGGACGAGTTCCCGGACGACCACGCCTATAGCGACCTGGAGATCCCGCGGTCGGGGGCCGAGACGCCCGTCCCCTGGGTGCTCGGGTCCAGTCCCTCGAGCGCCGCGATCGCCGGCGAGTTGGGCCTGCGGTACTGTTTCGCCGCCTTCATCCGCCCCGGGTTCGCGGAACGTGCGTTCGAGACGTACCGGAGTCGGTTCGAGGCCGCCGACAGACCCGGCGCGCCCGACTCCCCGCACGGGATCGTGGCAGTCAACGCCGTCTGTGCGCCGACCGACGCGGAGGCGGCCCGGCGCCGCGCCGTCGCCGAGGCCTCCTTCGCCCGGATGCGCCGCGGGGTGGTCGGCACCCGACCGTCGATCGAGGAAGCGATCGACGAGCTCGGCGGCGTGCCCGAGCCGACCCCGGAGACGCTCGCCGCCGACGAGTGGCCGCGGGCGATATCCGGCGCTCCCGACACGATCGCGGGCCTGCTCGAACGGCTCGCCGACCGCGTCGGGGTCGACGAGGTGATGATCCAGCACGTCCAAGCCAGCCACGCTGACGCGCTGGAGTCGCACGAGCTGATCGCCAAGGGCGTCGGGGTCGTCTGA
- a CDS encoding PRC-barrel domain-containing protein, whose translation MGEILGSTLAGYSVMTVDGEEVGTLVNVTMDPTTGDLRRFVIDPEGRTLPGFETNDDGHVEIPARTFRSRSDYILIDPTTADGPREGGNDSTAREDDSPVRGDDSTARGDDRGPAARD comes from the coding sequence ATGGGCGAGATACTCGGATCGACCCTCGCCGGGTACAGCGTGATGACCGTCGACGGCGAGGAGGTCGGCACGCTGGTGAACGTCACGATGGATCCGACCACCGGTGACCTCCGACGGTTCGTCATCGATCCCGAGGGCCGAACGCTTCCGGGGTTCGAGACGAACGACGACGGGCACGTCGAGATCCCGGCGCGGACGTTCCGGTCGCGCAGCGACTACATCCTTATCGATCCGACCACAGCGGACGGCCCGAGGGAAGGCGGCAACGACTCGACCGCGCGAGAAGACGACTCACCCGTGCGAGGAGACGACTCGACCGCGCGAGGAGACGACCGGGGTCCGGCCGCACGGGACTGA
- a CDS encoding DUF2110 family protein — MVVLATKCYVSGDARDRALDGMNALVDNAIGDLHVEWQVGVREDDFVQVDVTGEDATVARNALAEEWGEIVTHDEGLQPGEEYVGTLESWDDDGFVLDAGSGVDVRIPADRIGLGRGSPAQVVERFGLVQHLPMRFVYAAPVDEADGEDGSDEDGSDEGGSDEGGSDDADATSRLADAERDRLYEWQRGPGRVTVNSVTRGEARATVNRAGHARDIVTVERLGLLEQSIVCGEGTDPPGLLAAIGSYLPAELRCVV; from the coding sequence ATGGTCGTCCTGGCAACCAAGTGTTACGTCTCGGGCGACGCACGCGACCGCGCGCTCGACGGGATGAACGCGCTCGTCGACAACGCGATCGGCGACCTCCACGTCGAGTGGCAGGTCGGCGTTCGCGAGGACGACTTCGTCCAGGTCGACGTGACCGGCGAGGACGCCACGGTCGCGCGCAACGCGCTCGCCGAGGAGTGGGGCGAGATCGTGACCCACGACGAGGGGCTCCAGCCCGGCGAGGAGTACGTCGGCACCCTCGAGTCCTGGGACGACGACGGGTTCGTTCTCGATGCGGGGTCGGGCGTCGACGTCCGGATCCCCGCGGACCGGATCGGCCTCGGTCGCGGATCGCCCGCGCAGGTGGTCGAGCGGTTCGGCCTCGTCCAGCACCTTCCGATGCGGTTCGTCTACGCTGCCCCGGTCGACGAGGCGGACGGCGAGGACGGAAGCGACGAGGACGGAAGCGACGAGGGCGGAAGCGACGAGGGCGGAAGCGACGATGCGGACGCCACTTCCAGGCTCGCCGACGCCGAACGCGACCGCCTCTACGAGTGGCAGCGCGGTCCCGGGCGCGTGACCGTCAACTCCGTGACCCGCGGGGAGGCCCGCGCGACGGTCAACCGCGCCGGCCACGCACGCGACATCGTCACGGTCGAGCGGCTGGGTCTGCTCGAACAGAGCATCGTCTGCGGCGAGGGCACCGATCCGCCCGGACTGCTGGCCGCGATCGGATCGTACCTCCCGGCCGAACTCCGGTGTGTCGTCTGA
- a CDS encoding DUF5803 family protein, producing the protein MNRRSILALATVALLAASAGCLGYVTGGGEIANETLDAEPPGEYPWNGSTDARIDLRTDGTYLAVYNATGREEFRLYQETGYGTEDPLELRAFRYQYPNGTVINGSQFRARGGEIEQTTEEVWVRFGDGMDGGAIAYAGDGSPRRFIARTYVTGSYEVRLPEGFTTDLRPFGHASPRGYEATTIDGQERLVWEEVTTSVLVVQAYRRGDLPVFGVIAVVALVIGVAGYLYFRRQLEALRDRRREMGLEDVESDLDDLDDDDGPPPGMR; encoded by the coding sequence GTGAACCGACGATCCATCCTGGCGCTCGCGACGGTCGCGCTACTTGCCGCCAGCGCCGGCTGTCTCGGCTACGTCACCGGCGGCGGCGAGATCGCAAACGAGACGCTCGACGCCGAGCCGCCCGGCGAGTACCCCTGGAACGGCTCGACCGACGCCCGGATCGACCTGCGGACCGACGGCACGTATCTGGCCGTCTACAACGCCACCGGCCGCGAGGAGTTCCGTCTGTACCAGGAGACCGGGTACGGAACCGAGGACCCGCTCGAGTTGCGGGCGTTCCGGTACCAGTATCCGAACGGGACCGTGATCAACGGATCCCAGTTCCGGGCCCGTGGCGGCGAGATCGAACAGACGACCGAGGAGGTGTGGGTCCGGTTCGGCGACGGGATGGACGGCGGAGCCATCGCCTACGCCGGCGACGGCTCCCCGCGCCGGTTCATCGCGCGGACGTACGTGACCGGATCCTACGAGGTCCGTCTGCCGGAGGGGTTCACGACCGACCTCAGACCGTTCGGCCACGCCTCCCCGCGCGGCTACGAGGCGACGACCATCGACGGACAGGAACGGCTGGTCTGGGAGGAGGTCACCACTTCCGTGCTCGTAGTCCAGGCGTATCGCCGGGGAGATCTCCCGGTCTTCGGCGTCATCGCCGTCGTCGCGCTGGTGATCGGCGTCGCCGGCTACCTCTACTTCCGGCGCCAGCTGGAGGCCCTCCGCGATCGACGCCGGGAGATGGGCCTCGAGGACGTGGAGTCGGACCTCGACGACCTCGATGACGACGACGGTCCGCCTCCGGGGATGCGGTAG
- a CDS encoding NAD-dependent epimerase/dehydratase family protein: protein MNLAGARVLITGGAGLVGSHLASDLVDDAELVRVIDDLSKGDRDRVPDGAEFVHGDLTDPDDVGDALTSDLDVVFHFAAYTDTNYDDDRKLFEENTEMTYNVAERMVEAGVDTLVFTSSSTVYGEAPRPTPEDYAPLEPISIYGSAKLADEALLSTFAHSYGLTVRNVRFANIVGPHQRGNVIPDFIQKLQADPETLTILGDGRQEKSYLHVTDCVDAIRHVLEHADGAFATYNLGTRTTTSVTAIADVVSEELGLDPAYEYTGGDRGWTGDVPKMRLSIEKLSALGWEPERSSHEAVRRATRQLIAEIAPEHAETAPEHAE from the coding sequence ATGAACCTTGCAGGCGCGCGGGTGCTGATCACGGGCGGCGCGGGGCTCGTGGGTAGCCACCTCGCGAGCGACCTCGTCGACGACGCCGAGCTCGTGCGGGTGATCGATGACCTCTCGAAGGGCGACCGCGACCGCGTTCCCGACGGCGCCGAGTTCGTGCACGGCGACCTCACCGACCCCGACGACGTCGGCGACGCCCTGACGTCGGATCTCGACGTCGTCTTCCACTTCGCGGCCTACACCGACACGAACTACGACGACGACCGCAAGCTGTTCGAGGAGAACACCGAAATGACCTACAACGTGGCCGAGCGGATGGTCGAGGCGGGCGTCGACACGCTCGTGTTCACCTCCTCCTCGACGGTCTACGGCGAGGCGCCTCGACCGACGCCGGAGGATTACGCGCCCCTCGAGCCGATCTCGATCTACGGGTCGGCGAAGCTCGCCGACGAGGCGCTGCTGTCGACGTTCGCCCACTCCTACGGGCTGACCGTCCGGAACGTCCGCTTCGCCAACATCGTCGGTCCCCACCAGCGCGGCAACGTGATCCCGGACTTCATCCAGAAGCTGCAGGCTGACCCCGAGACCCTGACCATCCTCGGGGATGGCCGCCAGGAGAAGTCCTACCTCCACGTGACCGACTGCGTCGACGCGATCCGGCACGTGCTCGAACACGCCGACGGCGCGTTCGCCACCTACAACCTCGGCACGCGGACGACGACCTCGGTGACCGCGATCGCCGACGTCGTGAGCGAGGAACTCGGGCTCGACCCCGCCTACGAGTACACCGGTGGCGACCGCGGCTGGACCGGCGACGTCCCGAAGATGCGTCTCTCCATCGAGAAGCTCTCGGCGCTCGGCTGGGAGCCGGAGCGCTCGAGCCACGAGGCGGTCCGTCGGGCGACCCGTCAGCTGATCGCGGAGATCGCGCCCGAACACGCCGAGACCGCGCCCGAACACGCCGAGTGA
- a CDS encoding transcription factor — protein sequence MAFEDLLNDPVIQKYLHELVGPTGMPVAAAPPEGEVTDEELAEELGLELNDVRRALFILYENDLATYRRVRDEDSGWLTYLWTFHYDNIPENLKEEMDRLLEALEEREEYERTHEFYLCDVCSIRFEFGEAMDFGFECPECGSPIEAMENDRLVEAMEWRVDQLRTELNADVGN from the coding sequence ATGGCTTTTGAGGATCTGTTGAACGACCCCGTCATCCAGAAGTACCTCCACGAGCTGGTGGGACCGACGGGGATGCCGGTTGCGGCCGCACCCCCTGAGGGGGAGGTGACGGACGAGGAGCTGGCCGAGGAGCTGGGCCTGGAGCTCAACGACGTTCGTCGCGCGCTGTTCATCCTGTACGAGAACGACCTGGCGACGTACCGTCGCGTCCGCGACGAGGACTCCGGGTGGCTCACGTACCTGTGGACCTTCCATTACGACAACATTCCGGAGAACCTCAAAGAGGAGATGGACCGGCTCCTCGAGGCGCTCGAGGAGCGTGAGGAGTACGAGCGCACCCACGAGTTCTACCTCTGTGACGTGTGCTCGATCCGCTTCGAGTTCGGCGAGGCGATGGACTTCGGCTTCGAGTGTCCCGAGTGCGGCTCGCCGATCGAGGCGATGGAGAACGACCGGCTCGTCGAGGCGATGGAGTGGCGGGTCGACCAGCTGCGCACGGAACTCAACGCGGACGTGGGGAACTGA